The following are encoded together in the Lactuca sativa cultivar Salinas chromosome 1, Lsat_Salinas_v11, whole genome shotgun sequence genome:
- the LOC111909790 gene encoding uncharacterized protein LOC111909790: MKHVAMETEDDTFTLLTEAYNNIEYCLDHFKRSKEKLLEFVEKTRTLKQAAMEFGSSNQTSPDNNEEEIIRMLGIRSIPDEINIHPPASIHTKGSGTKKRMVSAIEKVVAAAKKKTRMCTGCNQYVNHNWRTCKVRLARESKAA; this comes from the coding sequence ATGAAACATGTTGCCATGGAAACAGAAGATGACACCTTCACACTTCTAACAGAGGCATACAACAATATTGAATACTGCTTGGATCATTTCAAAAGAAGCAAGGAGAAATTGTTGGAATTTGTTGAAAAAACACGTACGTTGAAGCAGGCGGCAATGGAGTTTGGCAGTTCAAACCAAACATCACCTGATAACAATGAAGAAGAAATTATTCGGATGCTTGGAATACGCAGCATTCCTGATGAAATAAATATCCATCCACCTGCATCTATACATACCAAAGGTAGTGGAACTAAGAAAAGAATGGTTAGTGCTATTGAGAAAGTCGTTGCAGCTGCAAAGAAAAAAACCAGAATGTGCACAGGTTGCAATCAATATGTTAACCATAATTGGAGGACTTGCAAAGTAAGACTTGCACGAGAGTCAAAAGCAGCTTAA
- the LOC111909791 gene encoding protein FAR1-RELATED SEQUENCE 5-like, with translation MYKLYADKAGFGVRLNTITRFGDKTIKKRYAVCNKMGKILNRSTDTLDPEGSGRNKRNSNFKITDCKALIKFERLHMQTNACKIYEFEENHNHPLETKEERRYSKRARRLSYKDKEFIVRSSTSNIGATKAHKLQASLQGGYENVGPEAIDYKNFRRKMGNIIGDKDAQLVVDKMNMRKDELHNYTFEYKCVDSVLNAMFWADETDKLYYKEFGDVISFDATFRTNKYGMIFVPFTAIDNHKRSINMGASLLSNESIESYRWLLEDFLKAHVKHPQLVLTDQDPTILQAVEAIFPTSNHRLCMWHIMKKLQAKVSTDFLKNTDFRKRFTKLVWNVYIEPEVFESRWKLLMRKFKLQEKRWFKDMYRDRKLWIPAYFKDMPLHGLMKTTSRSESLNSFFNKYSNSGNWLIYFMMNYDTAIGKQRNAQQKLEHDRKNAKHEMTLPSGLLEHAAAVYTKFFFL, from the exons ATGTATAAATTATATGCAGATAAAGCAGGTTTTGGTGTCAGGTTAAATACAATAACAAGGTTTGGTGACAAAACCATTAAAAAAAGGTATGCAGTGTGCAACAAAATGGGTAAAATACTTAACAGATCAACTGACACTTTGGATCCTGAGGGAAGTGGAAGGAATAAACGAAACTCAAACTTCAAAATCACGGACTGCAAGGCATTGATAAAGTTTGAAAGGTTACATATGCAAACTAATGCTTGTAAAATATACGAGTTTGAAGAGAATCACAACCACCCCCTAGAGactaaagaagaaagacggtatTCCAAACGTGCACGACGACTTAGTTATAAAGACAAGGAGTTTATAGTGCGTTCTTCAACATCTAACATTGGTGCAACAAAGGCACATAAGTTACAAGCTAGTTTGCAAGGAGGTTATGAAAACGTTGGCCCTGAAGCAATTGATTATAAAAATTTCAGAAGGAAGATGGGAAACATTATAGGTGACAAGGATGCACAGCTGGTTGTTGACAAAATGAACATGAGGAAAGATGAGTTACATAACTACACATTTGAGTATAAATGTGTTGATAGTGTGTTAAACGCAATGTTTTGGGCGGATGAAACCGATAAGTTATATTACAAGGAGTTTGGAGATGTGATCTCATTTGATGCTACATTCCGAACAAATAA GTATGGAATGATTTTTGTGCCGTTTACAGCCATTGATAACCACAAACGTTCAATAAACATGGGGGCAAGTTTGTTAAGCAACGAGTCAATAGAATCTTATCGTTGGTTGCTCGAAGATTTTTTGAAAGCACATGTAAAACACCCTCAATTAGTGTTAACAGACCAAGATCCAACAATTCTACAGGCCGTTGAAGCAATATTTCCTACTTCTAATCATCGTTTATGTATGTGGCACATTATGAAAAAACTACAAGCCAAG gtTTCAACCGATTTTTTGAAAAACACTGATTTTCGAAAGCGTTTTACGAAACTTGTTTGGAATGTCTACATCGAGCCTGAAGTGTTTGAATCAAGGTGGAAACTGCTTATGAGAAAATTCAAACTACAGGAAAAAAGATGGTTCAAAGACATGTACAGGGATCGAAAACTTTGGATTCCAGCCTATTTTAAAGACATGCCACTACACGGTCTGATGAAAACTACTTCAAGGTCTGAAAGCCTGAactcattttttaataaatactCTAACTCTGGTAATTGGCTTATCTATTTCATGATGAACTACGACACCGCAATTGGAAAGCAACGAAATGCTCAACAGAAACTAGAACATGATAGAAAAAATGCAAAGCATGAAATGACGCTTCCAAGTGGATTACTAGAACATGCAGCTGCGGTTTacactaaatttttttttctatga